The Acidobacteriota bacterium genome has a segment encoding these proteins:
- a CDS encoding pyridoxal phosphate-dependent aminotransferase: protein MKLSSRAQSIPESGTFKVKRQAGELRAKGKDVIGLGPGEPDFATFPAVCEAGERAIKEGHTRYPPSAGVKELREAIAEHYNKKYGCKLSFQNVFISVGGKGALYHNFLGLLDRGDEVIVPAPYWVSYPPQVELAEGKSVVVSTEDSGLVLEARHVEGALTPRTKAVVVNSPSNPTGRIIPRDNLNALVRLAKERGIVLVGDECYEVYDYEGTFASLAEHFSEPDALEHILLTHTFSKPYAMTGWRVGYTIGSKELVSAMANLQSHTVSNTATFVQKAAVDALHLPAAELAPLIEGYRKRRDLVVQALRAMPGIDTTNPEGAFYVFPSVKGVMKRMGLETSNAFAAKLLEEAYVAVVPGADFGMDGYVRISYAVPEDRLREAMERLNKFASG, encoded by the coding sequence ATGAAACTATCCTCCCGTGCCCAGAGCATCCCAGAGTCCGGCACCTTCAAAGTCAAGCGCCAAGCCGGCGAGCTGCGCGCCAAGGGAAAAGACGTCATCGGCCTAGGCCCCGGCGAGCCCGATTTCGCGACGTTCCCCGCCGTGTGCGAGGCCGGCGAGCGCGCCATCAAGGAAGGCCACACGCGCTACCCTCCCTCCGCCGGCGTCAAGGAGCTACGCGAAGCCATCGCGGAGCACTACAACAAGAAGTACGGCTGCAAGCTCTCGTTTCAGAACGTTTTCATAAGCGTCGGCGGCAAGGGCGCGCTCTACCACAACTTCCTCGGGCTCCTCGACCGCGGAGACGAGGTCATCGTCCCCGCTCCCTATTGGGTCTCGTACCCGCCGCAGGTGGAGCTTGCCGAAGGGAAGTCTGTCGTCGTCTCGACCGAGGATTCCGGACTAGTCCTTGAGGCGCGCCACGTCGAGGGCGCGCTCACGCCGCGCACGAAGGCCGTCGTCGTGAACTCCCCCTCCAACCCCACGGGGCGCATCATCCCGCGGGACAACCTGAACGCCCTGGTCCGCCTGGCCAAGGAGCGCGGCATCGTCCTCGTGGGCGACGAGTGCTACGAGGTCTACGACTACGAAGGGACGTTTGCCTCGCTAGCGGAGCATTTTTCCGAGCCGGACGCGCTCGAGCACATTCTCCTCACGCACACCTTCTCGAAGCCCTACGCCATGACCGGCTGGCGCGTAGGCTACACCATTGGCTCCAAGGAACTCGTGAGCGCGATGGCGAACCTGCAAAGCCACACCGTCTCGAACACGGCCACGTTCGTGCAAAAAGCGGCCGTGGACGCGCTGCACCTGCCCGCGGCGGAGCTTGCTCCGCTCATCGAGGGCTACCGCAAGCGGCGCGACCTCGTGGTCCAGGCCCTCCGGGCCATGCCGGGCATCGATACGACGAATCCCGAGGGCGCCTTCTACGTCTTCCCCTCCGTCAAAGGCGTGATGAAGCGCATGGGCCTCGAAACGTCGAACGCGTTCGCGGCAAAGCTTCTCGAGGAGGCATACGTGGCCGTCGTGCCGGGGGCGGACTTCGGCATGGACGGTTACGTCCGCATCTCCTACGCCGTTCCGGAAGACCGCCTGCGCGAGGCGATGGAGCGCCTCAATAAGTTCGCGAGCGGATAA
- the coaD gene encoding pantetheine-phosphate adenylyltransferase, with the protein MAKAASTVVLYPGSFDPVTMGHIDVVERCLKIFGRVVVAVLKNPQKEPLFSLRERIAMIRAARRWPQNFSVEAFDGLLVDFAKRKRSNILVRGLREISDFEYEFQMALMNRRLAPRIETVFMMPKTDYTHVSSRLVKEIAFLGGSVKGLVPAVVARALRKKYTNQ; encoded by the coding sequence ATGGCCAAAGCCGCCAGCACGGTTGTCCTCTATCCCGGCTCGTTCGACCCCGTCACGATGGGACACATAGACGTAGTGGAGCGCTGCCTCAAAATTTTCGGCCGCGTCGTCGTGGCCGTGCTGAAGAATCCGCAGAAAGAGCCGCTTTTTTCACTCCGGGAGCGCATCGCCATGATCCGGGCCGCGCGGCGCTGGCCGCAGAATTTTTCCGTCGAGGCGTTCGACGGCCTGCTTGTGGATTTCGCCAAGCGAAAGCGCTCGAACATCCTCGTGCGGGGCCTTCGGGAAATTTCCGATTTCGAGTACGAGTTCCAGATGGCGCTTATGAATCGCCGCCTCGCCCCGCGCATCGAAACCGTCTTCATGATGCCCAAGACTGATTACACTCACGTGAGCAGCCGCCTTGTGAAGGAAATCGCCTTCCTCGGCGGAAGCGTCAAGGGCCTGGTACCCGCCGTGGTTGCGCGGGCGCTTCGCAAAAAGTACACCAACCAATGA
- a CDS encoding MATE family efflux transporter: MQDSLQPTASRRKLLTEGSIPRGIFSLAIPTTAALLVHSAFEMVDMIWIGRLGGEAIAAVSVSSFIIWMLFSLSEGVVFGVLALVARRVGEGDTSRAAYQAWQGIGFSIVASLVVGLAFLLGLKSVFRFMQTPSEVTELGISYLTIVLYGLPVLFVFYVLDAVFKASGDAKTPMCIAIFSLVLNAALDPLLIFGWLGFPELGVAGAAIATVFSSAVGLIVAFLYLPSFMYGRTAPPLLSRIIPDARVYKRILQIGVPASSSHTFFCFVYVCLTRITTQFGVPAMAALGIGHKLESVSYFTSVGFGEAAATLVGQNLGAQNPDRAEKCAWRSARYAAYVSAFMGGLFLLFPTYLMRIFTDDPAIIEAGALYLRIIAVPQVFAASEIVFESAFVGAGNTIPPMLINIPLFFCKIPLAYVLSRPAFFGSATGIWWGIASTIVANGILMPLWFQRGKWKEKRV, encoded by the coding sequence ATGCAAGACTCTCTACAGCCGACGGCTTCCCGCAGGAAGCTCCTCACCGAAGGAAGCATCCCGCGGGGCATCTTCTCGCTTGCAATTCCCACGACGGCGGCCCTCCTTGTGCATTCGGCTTTCGAGATGGTGGACATGATCTGGATAGGGCGGCTCGGCGGCGAGGCCATCGCGGCGGTGAGCGTCTCGAGCTTCATCATTTGGATGCTTTTCTCGCTTTCGGAGGGCGTGGTTTTCGGCGTGCTGGCGCTCGTGGCGCGCCGGGTGGGCGAGGGCGACACCTCGCGCGCCGCCTACCAGGCGTGGCAAGGCATAGGGTTCTCGATCGTCGCGTCGCTCGTCGTGGGGCTCGCGTTTCTCCTCGGGCTCAAGAGCGTTTTCCGCTTTATGCAAACGCCGTCCGAAGTCACGGAGCTCGGCATTTCCTACCTGACGATCGTTCTGTACGGGCTTCCGGTGTTGTTCGTGTTTTACGTTCTGGACGCCGTGTTCAAGGCTTCGGGCGACGCGAAGACGCCAATGTGCATTGCCATCTTCTCGCTCGTCCTGAACGCCGCGCTCGATCCCCTGCTGATTTTCGGGTGGCTCGGGTTTCCGGAGTTGGGCGTCGCCGGAGCGGCGATTGCGACCGTCTTCTCGAGCGCCGTGGGACTCATTGTCGCGTTCCTGTACCTTCCCTCCTTCATGTACGGACGCACGGCGCCTCCCTTGCTTTCGAGAATCATCCCCGACGCAAGGGTCTATAAAAGAATCCTCCAAATCGGCGTGCCGGCTTCCTCTTCGCACACCTTCTTCTGCTTCGTGTACGTGTGTCTCACGCGCATCACGACGCAGTTCGGCGTGCCCGCCATGGCGGCGCTCGGGATCGGGCACAAGCTCGAGTCGGTCTCCTACTTCACGAGCGTGGGATTCGGGGAAGCGGCGGCGACGCTCGTCGGGCAGAACCTCGGCGCGCAAAACCCCGACCGCGCCGAGAAATGCGCATGGCGGAGCGCGCGCTACGCCGCGTACGTTTCGGCCTTCATGGGGGGGTTGTTCCTTCTCTTTCCCACTTACCTGATGCGGATTTTCACCGACGATCCCGCCATCATCGAGGCCGGAGCCCTCTACCTTCGCATCATTGCGGTCCCGCAGGTGTTCGCCGCCTCCGAGATCGTCTTCGAATCGGCGTTCGTCGGCGCGGGCAACACGATCCCACCCATGCTCATCAACATACCCCTGTTTTTTTGCAAGATTCCCCTCGCGTACGTCCTGTCGAGGCCGGCTTTCTTTGGCTCGGCCACGGGCATCTGGTGGGGCATCGCCTCGACGATAGTGGCGAACGGAATCCTGATGCCGCTCTGGTTCCAGCGTGGGAAATGGAAGGAGAAGAGGGTTTAA